CCGCTCCAGCGAGGGCACGGGGGCGTTGGCACCCGCCGAGCCCTCGCGGAACTCGCGCAGGGTGAGCTGGAAGCCGCCCGCGGCGCCGAAACCGGAGAGCGTGATGTTCGCGTCGATCAGGCCGCGGGTGAGGTAGAGCGGGCCCGGCTCGTTGGCGTACACGCGCGTGCGCAGGGGGCCGTCCACGGGGCGCTGATCGCTCACGTAGCGCGAGGCCTCCCAGGTGCGGCCCGCGCTGGAGGGCTTCTCGGCGGAGACCTCACCCGCGTGGGGCACGTCGAGCGGGCGCGTCGTGTCCGCGCGCACGGGGAAGAGCAGCTCCCGCGCCAGCCGCGTCTGGGCCAGGGGCTTGCCGGCCTCGTCGGTGAAGGCCAGGCGCACCCAGACCCAGGGCTGCTGCACGGCCACCACCTCCAGCGTCACCTGACCGCCCAGGGTTCGCAGGGTGCCGCCGCCGCGGGGCTCGGTGCTCTGGGTCCCGGAGAAGGAGTAGGTGACCCGGTCGCCCACGCGGGCGCGCTTCCAGGCGTCAGCGGCTTTCATGGAGGTGGACTCCTGGGCCTGGGGGTCGGAAGGAGACGGGCTGCCCGACTTCGTGCTCTCGCAGCCCGGGAGGAAGGACAGGGCCGCGCCCAGCAGCGCGGCGATGGGGAGGGTGGTGTGGCGCATATGCCTGTGAGACTTGATCCACCGGGAGTGTATTCACAAGGACGAGCGCGGCCCTTCGAGGACCTGGAGCGCCCGCGCGCCCTCCCCTTCCGGCCCGCACCCGCTGTCCGATGGGTGAGCACCCCGTCCGAGACTCGGACAGTCCGAGTGTCGTGCGCACAACTGCTTGACACTCAAACGTTTTGAACGCAAAACGTCAGGGCACTTTACAAGAAAGCCCAGGACGACGGGTGCATCCATGCTCCAGGGAGAAGATTGAGCTGCCAACCAAGTCCCTGTTTTCCCGAGGTGTCCAGGTGTTGGCCCGGGGGTTGCTCAGGGCAAGGGGCGCGCGGCCGCGGCTGGGAACCCCTCAGGCGGCGGCGTCCAACCCCTGTAGTCCCCCGAAAAGGAAGCCCCCATGCGCAAGCTTTCCATGGCGTTGCTGGCCGGTGTTGCCCTCGTTGGTTGCGGTGTCGACTCGCAGGTGGAGAACCAGGAGATCGTCTCCAACCTGGTCGAGGCCGGCTTTCCGGCCGACGACATCCTGGTCCACGAGGGGGAGGTGTACGTGGGGCTCGACGCTCACGTGACCCTCGAGGCCTCCCGCGAGATGCTCCAGACCGGCAAGGAGACCGCGGAGCAGTACCGGACGACCAATCTCGTCGCCACCACCGTGACGAAGATCTGCGTCAACCCCACCTCCGGGTTCAACAGCTACACCCGCCTGAGCCAGGGCCTCGATCTGGCCATCCAGAACTACAATGGCCTGGGGCTCAGCTTCACCATGGCGCGCGGCCCCACCACCGGCTGCAGCGCGAACATCACCGCGCAGACCATGTCCGGCACTGGCGGCTCCGCCGGCTTCCCCTCGGGCGGCAAGCCCTACGGCACCATCAACATCGGCACCGGCCTGAACAGCTACAGCGTTGACGTGAACGAGCACGTCATCACCCACGAGCTGGGCCACGCGATCGGCTTCCGTCACTCCGACTACTACAACCGCGCCATCAGCTGCGGCAGCGGCGGCAACGAGGGCGCCTCCACCGTGGGTGCCATCCACATCCCCGGCACGCCGACCACGGCCACGGTGGGCGGCTCCATCATGAACTCCTGCTTCCGCTCCACCGAGACCGGTGAGTGGACCAGCTCCGACAAGACCGCGCTGTACTACCTCTACTGAGGTGACGCGCGGACCGGGGATGCACCTCCTCGGCAGGAGCTGACCCGGTGTGGGCCCCCCTGAAACCCGGGGGTGGGCCCACTGTCCGATTGGTGTGCATACCGTCCGAGACTCGGACGATCGGGGTGTCCTGCGCGCAACCCCTTGAGCCCACGGACGATTCACCAGGAAACGTCAGGACTCTTTACAAGAAGTTCCGGGACGGCTGGTGCGGCTGTGTTCCAGGGCTAAACTTGTATTGCAAACTAAGCCCTTGTTTTCTGGTGTGTCCGCGCGTTGGCCCGAGGGTTGCTCAGGGGTCTGGGTGCGCAGCCGAGGCTGGAAACCCAGGCGGCAGCGTCTCACCCCCGTAGTCCCTCGAAAAGGAAGCCCCCATGCGTAAGCTTTCTATGGCGTTGCTGGCCGGTGTTGCTCTCGTTGGCTGCGGTCTCGACACGGAGACCGAGAACAAGGAGATCGTGCAGAACCTGGTCCAGGCCGGCTTCCCGGCGAACGACATCCAGGTCATCGACGGCCAGGTGTACGTGGGCCAGGACGCTCACGTGACGCTCGAGGCCTCCCAGGAGATGCTCCAGGCCGACAAGGGCGCCGAGCAGTATCGGACGACCAACCTGATGAGCGGCATCACCAAGATCTGCATCAACCCCACCTCCACGTTCAACAGCTACAGCCGTCTGAGCGCGGGCCTTGATGCGGCCATTGCCAACTACAACAACCTGGGCCTGTCCTTCTACATGGTGCGCGGCCCGTCCACCGGCTGCAGCGCGAACATCACCGCGACCACCATGTCCGGCGCCGGCGGCTCGGCGGGCTTCCCCTCGGGTGGCAAGCCCTACGGCACCATCAACATCGGCACCGGCCTGCAGAGCTACAGCGCGGGCGTGAACAAGCACGTCATCTCGCACGAGCTCGGTCACTGCATCGGCTTCCGTCACTCTGACTACTACAACCGCGCCATCAGCTGCGGCTCCGGCGGCAACGAGGGCGACTCCGGCGTGGGCGCCATCCTCATCCCCGGCACGCCGAGCACGGCCGTGGCGGGTGGCTCGGTCATGAACTCCTGCTTCAGCTCGAGCTCGACCGGCACCTGGACCAGCTCCGACGTCACCGCGCTGAACTACCTGTACTGAGAAAATGGCGCGGCGCCCCGCCAGTCCGTTCATGACTCCGTGGGGCCCGCTCCTCGCGGGCACCGTCCTCCTGGGCCTCACGGCCTGTGGAGAGCCGGTGCCCGTGGATCCTCTGGTCTGCGGGAAGGTGACGCGGCCGGAGGTGAGCAGTCTGTCGCAATGCGGCCCAACCGCTGATTTCACCCCCATCAACAGCTATCAGGGCGAGTTCGCCAACGTCCAGGACGCGGAAGACGCGGTCGTCCTGATCAACGGGCGCTGCACCGGAACGCTGATTGAAGCGAGCGCGGGCCCGGTGGTGATCACCGCGGGTCACTGCGTGGGGCTCGGAGAGGAACCGTTCCTGGTCTTCAACTTCGAGGACAATCCCGACGGCGACGAGTCGACGACCGAGGGCACTGTCATCGAGCAGTCGTCCGAGCCCGACTACGCGCTCATCCAGCTGAAGGTACTTCCCGCCGTCACGCCGGTCCTGCTGACGACCCAGGCCAGTGAGCGGTTGGCGATCATCCAGCATCCCCGGGGCAAGCCCAAGGCCATCGCCGAAGGCAGGTACCTGGACTCGTGTGATCAGCAGCTCTACTACGCGGACCTGGACACCCTGGTGGGGAGCTCCGGCGCTGGCGTGCTCAACCGTCAAGGCCACCTGCTGGGCATCCACACCGACGGCGATTGCGACGAAAAGGGCCGTGGCTCCAACAGGGGCTGGACCGCGCAAGCGATTGTCGAAGCGTCCCCGTACCTGGAGAGCGCCGACCTCGCCGAACGTTGAGGACGTGACAGGTACGGCTTGATTCCGGGTACCCGCATGGGAAAACAGCTCGCCCTCGCAAAGGACTGTTTTTGCCATCGCCGGAAGCACCCGAGAACGCACCGTTCCATCAGTTCCCGGAAGGCGGGGAGATGGGTGCGCTCATGCGCGCCGTGGATTGGAGCAAGACGGCGGTAGGCCCGGTGGAGGGCTGGCCGAGTCCCCTCAAGACCACCGTGCGCACCCTGCTCGAGTGCCGCCTGCCCATGTATCTCGCCTGGGGCCGCGAGTTCACGCAGTTCTACAACGATGCCTACCGGCCGATCCTGGGAAGCACGAAACATCCCCAGGCCATGGGCGGGCGCGCGCCGGAAACCTGGCCGGAGCTCTGGGCCACCATTGGCCCCATGTGGGACGAAGTCTGGAGGGGCCGCTCCTTCGGGTCCGACAACTTCCGGCTCACCCTCGAGCGAAACGGCTACCCCGAGGATTGCTACTTCAATTTCTCCTATAGCCCCGTGAGGGATGAAGCCGGCGCCGTGGCGGGTGTGCTCGTGACGTTCGCCGAGACCACCGCCCAGGTGATGAGCGAGCGCCGCCTGATGGAGGAGCGCGACAAGCTCAACAACATCCTGCAGAACCTCAACGACGGGATCTTCACCGTCGACACCGGCGCCAACATCGTGGACATGAACGCAGTGGCCTTGCGCATGCACGGCTACTCCTCGTTGGAAGAGGCGCAGCGGGCGGCCCCGAGCCGCGAAGCCCATTTCGAAGTGCGCACGGCCGAGGGGAAGGTTCTTCCGCTGCCCGAGTGGCCGGTGATGCGGGTGCTGCGCGGCGAACGCTTCTCCGACGTGGAGCTCCGGGTCCGGTTGCGGAAACAAGACAGCTCCTGGATCGGTTCCTATAGCGGCACGCCGATCCACGATGCTCAGGGCAACGTCCGCCTCGGTGTGATTTCCTTACGCGACGTGACGGAGCGCCGTCAGCTGCTGGAGAACGAAAAATCCGCTCGTCGCGCGGTGGAGAAGAGCGAGGCCAAGTTCCGCTCGATCTTCAATCTCGCCGCCGTCGGCATCGCGAGAAGCGATCCCCAGAGCGGCCTCTTCCTCGAGGTGAATCGCCGGTTCGAGGAGCTCACCGGCTACTCCGCCGAAGAGCTCTCGCGATTGACCTTCAGCGACATCACCCACCCCGAGGACCGGCAGCGGGACCGGGAAGGCTTTCGTGCTTTCGCGCAAGGGAGCCTCCCCAGCTTCCGCACGCAGAAACGCTACGTGCGCAAGGATGGCCGCGTGGTCTGGGTCAACCTCGAGGCCGTGGCCGGCGCCCACGGTCCGGACGGCCGGATGCTCGAGACGATCGGGATCATCCAGGACATCACCGAGGAGAAGCAGGCCCTCCTGGCCGTGGAAGAACGGGAGCGCCGCTTCCGGGTGCTCGCCAATTCGATGCCCCAGATCGTGTGGATGGCTCGCCCCGACGGAACCTTCGATTACTTCAACGAGCGCTGGTTCGAGTACACGGGAGTGTCCGAGACAGCGCCCATGGGCCCGGTGCCCTGCGAGGGCGTGGTCCATCCGGACGATTCCACCAGGGGGCGGGAAGCCTGGCTGCTGTCGATCCGCACGGGAGAGCCCCTCTACACGGAGTCGCGCCTGCGGCGAGGGGACGATGGGACGTACCGCTGGTTTCTCACCCGGGCCATTCCGGTTCGCGGCGACGATGGCGCGGTCGTGCGCTGGTTCGGAACCTCGACCGATATCGACCAGCAGAAACGCGCCGAGGAGCTCCTCGCCCACTCCGGGGAGCTCTTCCGCCGCGTGAC
The sequence above is drawn from the Archangium gephyra genome and encodes:
- a CDS encoding DUF6068 family protein; this encodes MRHTTLPIAALLGAALSFLPGCESTKSGSPSPSDPQAQESTSMKAADAWKRARVGDRVTYSFSGTQSTEPRGGGTLRTLGGQVTLEVVAVQQPWVWVRLAFTDEAGKPLAQTRLARELLFPVRADTTRPLDVPHAGEVSAEKPSSAGRTWEASRYVSDQRPVDGPLRTRVYANEPGPLYLTRGLIDANITLSGFGAAGGFQLTLREFREGSAGANAPVPSLERPLGPGSYYDRRVDVGPSPSVQRVCFAAERGYLLRTEAPVDANAAPCSDFSQVEPEPLEEVLINLPWEALSSGDWPPATAASVTRGTFTAEGREVPALTEQSTENVEGTQRVFSQTYAADPWAPGFAGLPYEARFQPLASSTERVAAGGKREPEGGTRIVRWGSWLGGQK
- a CDS encoding PAS domain S-box protein, producing the protein MRAVDWSKTAVGPVEGWPSPLKTTVRTLLECRLPMYLAWGREFTQFYNDAYRPILGSTKHPQAMGGRAPETWPELWATIGPMWDEVWRGRSFGSDNFRLTLERNGYPEDCYFNFSYSPVRDEAGAVAGVLVTFAETTAQVMSERRLMEERDKLNNILQNLNDGIFTVDTGANIVDMNAVALRMHGYSSLEEAQRAAPSREAHFEVRTAEGKVLPLPEWPVMRVLRGERFSDVELRVRLRKQDSSWIGSYSGTPIHDAQGNVRLGVISLRDVTERRQLLENEKSARRAVEKSEAKFRSIFNLAAVGIARSDPQSGLFLEVNRRFEELTGYSAEELSRLTFSDITHPEDRQRDREGFRAFAQGSLPSFRTQKRYVRKDGRVVWVNLEAVAGAHGPDGRMLETIGIIQDITEEKQALLAVEERERRFRVLANSMPQIVWMARPDGTFDYFNERWFEYTGVSETAPMGPVPCEGVVHPDDSTRGREAWLLSIRTGEPLYTESRLRRGDDGTYRWFLTRAIPVRGDDGAVVRWFGTSTDIDQQKRAEELLAHSGELFRRVTETIPQAVWRTNLDGSADYFSQRFYEIVGYGPKDFLGWGWSELIHPDDRHHVLEEWRRCRDALIPVSYEFRVLGSDGRYRWFLAQGNPHRNERGEVDKYYGTWTRIDEQKHAQAELLELTQELQASVRARDEFLSLASHELKTPLTTLKLQAQVLQRGVEKNDARLGRERLGQLAEQSKRQIARLERLIDDMLDISRIRTGRLTLRLEKADFVELVREVLERMQHQFDAARLPAPELSASAAIAGVFDRLRMEQVMTNLLTNAIRYGGGQPIAVRVAEAGERVRLEVSDRGVGIAPEDHERIFERFERVMRPSEVSGLGLGLFITRQIVRAHGGDVRVESQLGHGSTFIVELPRTAVTGGEGVHVV
- a CDS encoding zinc-dependent metalloprotease, with the translated sequence MRKLSMALLAGVALVGCGLDTETENKEIVQNLVQAGFPANDIQVIDGQVYVGQDAHVTLEASQEMLQADKGAEQYRTTNLMSGITKICINPTSTFNSYSRLSAGLDAAIANYNNLGLSFYMVRGPSTGCSANITATTMSGAGGSAGFPSGGKPYGTINIGTGLQSYSAGVNKHVISHELGHCIGFRHSDYYNRAISCGSGGNEGDSGVGAILIPGTPSTAVAGGSVMNSCFSSSSTGTWTSSDVTALNYLY
- a CDS encoding trypsin-like serine peptidase translates to MARRPASPFMTPWGPLLAGTVLLGLTACGEPVPVDPLVCGKVTRPEVSSLSQCGPTADFTPINSYQGEFANVQDAEDAVVLINGRCTGTLIEASAGPVVITAGHCVGLGEEPFLVFNFEDNPDGDESTTEGTVIEQSSEPDYALIQLKVLPAVTPVLLTTQASERLAIIQHPRGKPKAIAEGRYLDSCDQQLYYADLDTLVGSSGAGVLNRQGHLLGIHTDGDCDEKGRGSNRGWTAQAIVEASPYLESADLAER
- a CDS encoding zinc-dependent metalloprotease: MRKLSMALLAGVALVGCGVDSQVENQEIVSNLVEAGFPADDILVHEGEVYVGLDAHVTLEASREMLQTGKETAEQYRTTNLVATTVTKICVNPTSGFNSYTRLSQGLDLAIQNYNGLGLSFTMARGPTTGCSANITAQTMSGTGGSAGFPSGGKPYGTINIGTGLNSYSVDVNEHVITHELGHAIGFRHSDYYNRAISCGSGGNEGASTVGAIHIPGTPTTATVGGSIMNSCFRSTETGEWTSSDKTALYYLY